The stretch of DNA TGGCGGAGCAGCGGTTTCACTTTTCACCGCGCCCGAACCGGGCGCACGAGATCAACTGGCGGGAATGGGGGGATGCCCCCTTCGCTGAAGCGCTGGTGGAGCGAAAGCTGGTCCTCCTGTCGATCAGCGGTGTCTGGTGCCACTGGTGCCACGTTATGGACGAGACCAGCTACTCCGACCCGGAGATCATTTTTCTCGTGAATGAGCGGTTCATCCCGGTACGGGTGGACACGGACCAGCGGCCGGACGTCAATGCCCGGTACAACCTCGGCGGGTGGCCGACGACGGCCATCCTGACGCCCGAGGGTCGGCTGGTGACCGGCGGGACCTATATGCCGCCCGACGAACTCCGCCCGCTGCTGGAGAAGGCGAGCCGCCTGTTCGCCGAGGAGCCGGAGGCCTTCCGGTCGGATGAGCCGATCCTGCGTGGGCCGGAGCTCGCCGTAACGGAGGAACTCACGCTGGAGTTTTATGAAGGTGTCGCCGGCCGGTTGCGCCGCGCCTTCGACCGCCGGTACGGGGGGTTCGGACGCGCGCCCAAGTTTCCCATGGTGGAGGCCCTGGAGATGGCCCTGAACCTTTATTACCATGGGTCCCGCGAGGATGATCTTGAAATGGCGTCCTTCAGCCTGAAGGTGATGGCGGGCGGGGGCATGTACGACCCGGTCGAAGGGGGATTTTTCCGTTACAGTACCAGCCGGGACTGGCTTATTCCTCATTACGAGAAAATGCTCGAAGACAACGCCGGCCTCCTGGGGGTACTGGCGCTGACCTACCAGGTGACGGGGGACGTCCACTTCCTGGACGTGGCCAGGGACGTCATGCGCTACCTGGAGGAAAACCTCCACCTTCCGGACTCCCGTTGCTGGGCCGGAAGCCAGGACGCCGACGAGGGGTATTATATGCGCGACCTGCCGGAGCGGCGCCGGATGGGGCGCCCCTACATCGACCGCCGCATTTACACCGACTTCAACGCCCTTCTGGTCCGGAGCCTCTGCCAGCTGGCCTGGGTGACGGGGGAGGGCCGTTGGCAGGAGATGGCGCTTGCCACCCTGAACGCCCTTTGGCGGCGCGCCTACCGTGAAGGGCAAGGGATGGGCCACGTGATCGATGACAAAGGCCTGGTGAGCCTGGTGGGCCGGCTTGAAGACCAGGTGGCGACCGGGAGGGCCTGCCTTGCGGCCTACCAGGGCACGGGGGACGGGGTCTGGCTGGAGCGTTCGCGGGCTTTGGCCGCCGTTTGCCGTGCCCGGCTACGGGCCCCAAACGGGGGCTTCTACGATATCCCGCCCGACCCGGGGGCGCCGGGGGCCCTGGCCGTCCCCCTGGTCGATTTCCAGAGCAATGCCCGCGCGGCGCGGTGGCTGGTTGAGCAGTCCGCCCTGACCGGAACGGAAGACGACCGGCGGGAAGCCGTCGCCGCGGTGAAGACAGCCCTGGCCGGCGGGCGCGAGGCCGGCATCCACGCAGCCGGCCTGGCCCTCGCCGTTTACGAATGCCTGGCTCCCGCGACGACGGTAAGGGTGGTCGGGCGACCAGGCAAAGAGACGGCGGCGCTGCATCGCGCTGCCTTGGCCGCTTACCGGCCGGGGAAGGCCGTGCGCCTGCTCGAGGCCGGGCGCCACGACGAGGCGCTGCGGGAAGCCGGATACGCAGCCGGCGCGAAACCCCAGGCGTACGTCTGTATCGGCAGGCATTGCCTGGCTCCGGTCGGCGGGCCTGCGGAACTGGTCGACCTGCTGCAGCGGGCGCAGGCGCCGGACGCCAAGGGGGCCCCCGGCGATCCGGCAACCGCACCAGGATAAGCGTGCCTGGCATATTCCTGCGCCTCTCCGGTGACCCTAGGTGCCAAACGGGAGAGACAGGAAAGGGGAGAGTCCACGTATGCTTGACGGGATCTACCTGATGGGTGTCCTGATCGAAGAACGCGCCGTGCACGGACCCGAAGTGCAGGAAGTGCTCACCCGTTACGGGTCGGTGATCCTCAACCGCAGCGGGATTCCGGACCCCTCGCGGAAACGGGGGATTATCAGCGTCACTTTCCAGGCTGACGAAGCCGGCGCCGAGAAGTTTCGCCAGGATCTGCTCCGTGTGCCCGGGGTGCGGGCCGAGGCGGTGCGCCTTGGTGACGCCCTGACGTAGCCAGGCCGGCACAGCGCCGCGTGGCGCGCGCACCGGGCTCACCGCCCCCTTGCGCGGCGGTGCCGGCCCGGTGACCCAACCCGATTTTCATCCGCCCGCATCCGTACCCCGCCTCCCGCGACCCGTATCCGCAAGGCAGGAATCCACCCCCCGTGCGGCGAATCCTGTCCAACATTCTCGAAAACGGTGATCGTCTTCCCCTCGGACCGGTGAAAGATGCCGCGCCGCAAGGGGAGTTTGTGTATGGCTGTTTGCCGTTTGGGTGGAGGGTGTTGGTTTGCGGGGGCGTGTACTTGAGGAGAAGGAGCGCGAAAGGTTCGATGCTTTTGTAGCCGGGCACGCCAAGGGTCATATTCTGCAATCCTGGGCCTGGGGTGCGGTCAAGGCCGGCACCGGCTGGCGGGCACACCGCCTTGTGCTGGAAGATGATGATGGCGGTATTCGGGGCGCGGTCAGCATCCTCGAGCGGGAATTGCCCGTCGTCAGGCGTCCCATTTTTTATTCCCCGCGGGGGCCGGTGGTCGACTTCGGTGATGCCGAGGCCTTCGCCGCTCTGTGCCGGGCGGTCCGGGAATTAGCCGAAAAGCGGGGAGCCGTTTTCTGGAAGATCGACCCCGATCTGCCGGCGGAGCCGGCGACGGCGGCCTTCCTGCTGGACCAGGGATTCCGTGAACTGGCGCGGGGTCCGAACTTCGAGGGCGTGCAGCCCCGGTTTGTCTTCCGGCTTTCCCTGGAGCGGGAGTTGGACGGAATCTTTGCCTCGTTCTCTTCGAAGACGCGCTACAATATAAGGCTGGCGGGGCGCCGGGGTGTGACGGTGCGCACCGGGACGGCCGAGGATCTGCCGGCCTTCTACGCCCTCTTGCGGGAAACGGCGGAGCGCGACCGCTTCCTTATCCGGGGTGCGGGATATTTCGACCTCATCTGGCGCCACATCATCGAGCGCGGCTACGGGCGGCTGTTCATGGCCGATTACCAGGGGGAGCCGATTGCCGCCACGCTGGCCTTCACCATCGGGGACAAGGCCTGGTATATCTACGGCGCCTCGGGAAACCGGCACCGGGACGCGATGCCGAACTACGCCC from Thermoanaerobacterales bacterium encodes:
- a CDS encoding peptidoglycan bridge formation glycyltransferase FemA/FemB family protein, with the translated sequence MRGRVLEEKERERFDAFVAGHAKGHILQSWAWGAVKAGTGWRAHRLVLEDDDGGIRGAVSILERELPVVRRPIFYSPRGPVVDFGDAEAFAALCRAVRELAEKRGAVFWKIDPDLPAEPATAAFLLDQGFRELARGPNFEGVQPRFVFRLSLERELDGIFASFSSKTRYNIRLAGRRGVTVRTGTAEDLPAFYALLRETAERDRFLIRGAGYFDLIWRHIIERGYGRLFMADYQGEPIAATLAFTIGDKAWYIYGASGNRHRDAMPNYALQWAMICWAKELGCRMYDFRGVSGDLNPDNPLYGLYRFKKGFNGDFVEFVGEFDYVFAPVIYNLWQWGEPRYRRWRGRLAELRKRLAGGGRR
- a CDS encoding DUF255 domain-containing protein: MAEQRFHFSPRPNRAHEINWREWGDAPFAEALVERKLVLLSISGVWCHWCHVMDETSYSDPEIIFLVNERFIPVRVDTDQRPDVNARYNLGGWPTTAILTPEGRLVTGGTYMPPDELRPLLEKASRLFAEEPEAFRSDEPILRGPELAVTEELTLEFYEGVAGRLRRAFDRRYGGFGRAPKFPMVEALEMALNLYYHGSREDDLEMASFSLKVMAGGGMYDPVEGGFFRYSTSRDWLIPHYEKMLEDNAGLLGVLALTYQVTGDVHFLDVARDVMRYLEENLHLPDSRCWAGSQDADEGYYMRDLPERRRMGRPYIDRRIYTDFNALLVRSLCQLAWVTGEGRWQEMALATLNALWRRAYREGQGMGHVIDDKGLVSLVGRLEDQVATGRACLAAYQGTGDGVWLERSRALAAVCRARLRAPNGGFYDIPPDPGAPGALAVPLVDFQSNARAARWLVEQSALTGTEDDRREAVAAVKTALAGGREAGIHAAGLALAVYECLAPATTVRVVGRPGKETAALHRAALAAYRPGKAVRLLEAGRHDEALREAGYAAGAKPQAYVCIGRHCLAPVGGPAELVDLLQRAQAPDAKGAPGDPATAPG